Proteins found in one Triticum aestivum cultivar Chinese Spring chromosome 4D, IWGSC CS RefSeq v2.1, whole genome shotgun sequence genomic segment:
- the LOC123096640 gene encoding uncharacterized protein isoform X1, with protein MPMMLGVSLCCNLGRSVHWILETNAFSEVSLACKVPSRFIFKRWRWGLGDVPDGVAFLHLGDGFGSNSPPCNLVLLWVFLIFLPSSVNREMFSHRYWLSNLRCNPSLFRHNQQNKAATMICPLISWSDSNLQAPGLSDSCI; from the exons ATGCCGATGATGCTCGGCGTATCCCT ATGTTGCAACCTTGGGCGATCGGTCCATTGGATTCTTGAAACCAATGCCTTTTCTGAAGTAAGTCTGGCATGCAAGGTGCCCTCAAGGTTTATTTTCAAGAGATGGCGCTGGGGTCTCGGGGACGTGCCGGACGGCGTCGCGTTCCTGCACCTTGGGGATGGCTTTGGGTCGAATTCCCCTCCATGCAATCTTGTGCTCCTTTG GGTGTTTCTAATCTTTCTGCCTTCTAGCGTAAATAGAG AGATGTTCTCCCATCGCTATTGGCTGTCAAATTTGCGATGCAATCCGTCCCTATTTCGGCACAATCAGCAGAACAAAGCAGCTACCATGATTTGCCCATTGATCTCTTGGAGTGATTCAAACCTGCAAGCACCAGG ATTGAGTGACTCCTGCATATGA
- the LOC123096640 gene encoding uncharacterized protein isoform X2, which produces MPMMLGVSLCCNLGRSVHWILETNAFSEVSLACKVPSRFIFKRWRWGLGDVPDGVAFLHLGDGFGSNSPPCNLVLLWVFLIFLPSSVNREMFSHRYWLSNLRCNPSLFRHNQQNKAATMICPLISWSDSNLQAPG; this is translated from the exons ATGCCGATGATGCTCGGCGTATCCCT ATGTTGCAACCTTGGGCGATCGGTCCATTGGATTCTTGAAACCAATGCCTTTTCTGAAGTAAGTCTGGCATGCAAGGTGCCCTCAAGGTTTATTTTCAAGAGATGGCGCTGGGGTCTCGGGGACGTGCCGGACGGCGTCGCGTTCCTGCACCTTGGGGATGGCTTTGGGTCGAATTCCCCTCCATGCAATCTTGTGCTCCTTTG GGTGTTTCTAATCTTTCTGCCTTCTAGCGTAAATAGAG AGATGTTCTCCCATCGCTATTGGCTGTCAAATTTGCGATGCAATCCGTCCCTATTTCGGCACAATCAGCAGAACAAAGCAGCTACCATGATTTGCCCATTGATCTCTTGGAGTGATTCAAACCTGCAAGCACCAGG GTAA